The Agelaius phoeniceus isolate bAgePho1 chromosome 26, bAgePho1.hap1, whole genome shotgun sequence genome has a window encoding:
- the LOC143695727 gene encoding uncharacterized protein LOC143695727, whose amino-acid sequence MRRARAAALAALAALLIVATGRAQVQQEPFLETTEGTGINITCSHSNKRMGDYIHFYRQLPGRAPEFLALVARGSKPLPAIAGSLSVSEDGSWSSLWLAEPRRGDAAVYYCALGATGTGAGAAAGHEPPRAGPAGASRGRCRSARRAPGPRLRSSFLCPEPAAPTAPMAPKGPHTPRLLALTGTATASPHFHHIPEPPGCLAGNKAAPRVGEAALKDLLLHAPALLQLFPGFLSSVHV is encoded by the exons ATGCGGCGGGCTCGGGCCGCGGCGCTGGCCGCGCTGGCCGCGCTGCTCATCG TGGCGacaggcagagcccaggtgCAGCAGGAACCATTCCTGGAGACCACCGAGGGCACCGGCATCAACATCACCTGCTCTCACTCCAACAAACGGATGGGCGATTACATCCATTTCTACCGTCAGCTCCCGGGCCGAGCACCCGAATTCCTCGCCCTCGTTGCTAGAGGCTCGAAGCCCCTGCCGGCCATTGCAGGATCGCTGTCGGTGTCGGAGGACGGCAGTTGGAGCTCGCTGTGGCTCGCTGAGCCCCGGCGCGGGGACGCGGCCGTGTATTACTGCGCGCTGGGGGCCACGGGCAcaggagccggggctgcggccgGGCACGAACCgccgcgggcggggccggccggggccagcagggggcgctgccgCTCCGCCCGCCGGGCTCCCGGGCCGCGCCTCCgcagctccttcctctgccccgaGCCCGCAGCACCGACAGCGCCAATGGCACCCAAAGGCCCACACACTCCGCGCCTGCTGGCCCTCACTGGCACTGCTACTGCTTCTCCTCACTTCCATCACATCCCTGAGCCTCCCGGATGTCTTGCTGGGAATAAAGCAGCACCCAGAGTTGGAGAAGCAGCATTAAAAGATCTCCTACTGCAC gctccagccctgctgcagttgTTCCCAGGTTTCCTCAGCAGCGTCCATGTCTGA
- the LOC143695728 gene encoding uncharacterized protein LOC143695728, with protein MRRARAAALAALAALLIVASGRAQVQQEPFLETTEGTSINITCSHSNKRMGDPIHFYRHLPGQSPEFLALVARGSKPLPAIAGSLSVSEDGSWSSLWLAEPRRGDAAVYYCALGATGTGAGAAAGHEPPRAGPAGASRGRCRSARRAPGPRLRSSFLCPEPAAPTAPMAPKGPHTPGLLALTGTATASPHFHHIPETPGCLAGNKAAPRVGEEEFKDLLLHIHQFTVPQTHSGAYTNPKSNS; from the exons ATGCGGCGGGCTCGGGCCGCGGCGCTGGCCGCGCTGGCCGCGCTGCTCATCG TGGCGtcaggcagagcccaggtgCAGCAGGAACCATTCCTGGAGACCACCGAGGGCACCAGCATCAACATCACCTGCTCTCACTCCAACAAACGGATGGGCGACCCAATCCATTTCTACCGTCATCTCCCTGGCCAAAGCCCCGAATTCCTCGCACTCGTTGCTAGAGGCTCCAAGCCCCTGCCGGCCATTGCAGGATCGCTGTCGGTGTCGGAGGACGGGAGTTGGAGCTCGCTGTGGCTCGCTGAGCCCCGGCGCGGGGACGCGGCCGTGTATTACTGCGCGCTGGGGGCCACGGGCAcaggagccggggctgcggccgGGCACGAACCgccgcgggcggggccggccggggccagcagggggcgctgccgCTCCGCCCGCCGGGCTCCCGGGCCGCGCCTCCgcagctccttcctctgccccgaGCCCGCAGCACCGACAGCGCCAATGGCACCCAAAGGCCCACACACTCCGGGCCTGCTGGCCCTCACTGGCACTGCTACTGCTTCTCCTCACTTCCATCACATCCCTGAGACTCCCGGATGCCTTGCTGGGAATAAAGCAGCACCCAGAGTAGgagaagaagaatttaaagATCTCCTCCTGCACATACACCAGTTCACGGTACCACAAACACACTCTGGAGCTTACACAAACCCAAAGAGTAACTCATAA
- the LOC143695729 gene encoding uncharacterized protein LOC143695729 codes for MRRARAAALAALAVVLIAVAADTDQVQQTPWAETTEGTGLNLTCQHPKTAADSTHWYRQFPHQAPQLIATAVVGTKPVLEPEGSLTVSADRRSSSLWLAEPRRGDAAVYYCALGATGTGAGAAAGHEPPRAGPAGASRGRCRSARRGRPAPLVPGCRGAAATRTDTRTDISTGTGTSIDTDSSTHTDANPGTHTDTGCSSTWRHRPCSAPLLSPGCVQLSSSRQQTAPPGHSYMFTLRWSV; via the exons ATGCGGCGGGCTCGGGCCGCGGCGCTGGCCGCGCTGGCCGTGGTTCTGATCG cagtGGCTGCGGACACAGATCAAGTGCAGCAGACTCCTTGGGCAGAGACTACCGAAGGCACAGGCCTGAACCTCACTtgccagcaccccaaaactgctgccGACTCTACCCACTGGTATCGCCAATTCCCACACCAAGCACCCCAGCTGATTGCAACGGCTGTCGTAGGCACGAAACCCGTGCTGGAACCAGAGGGGAGTCTGACAGTGTCGGCAGATCGGCGTTCCAGCTCGCTGTGGCTCGCTGAGCCCCGGCGCGGGGACGCGGCCGTGTATTACTGCGCGCTGGGGGCCACGGGCAcaggagccggggctgcggccgGGCACGAACCgccgcgggcggggccggccggggccagcagggggcgctgccgCTCCGCCCGCCGGGGCCGCCCAGCCCCGCTCGTCCCGGGCTGCCGGGGCGCTGCCGCCACCAGAACCGACACCAGAACCGACATCAGCACCGGCACCGGTACCAGCATCGACACCGACTCCAGCACCCATACGGACGCCAACCCTGGCACCCACACTGACACCGGCTGCTCCTCCACTTGGCGTCACAGACCGTGCTCAGCCCCTCTCCTCAGCCCGGGCTGTGTCCAGCTGAGCTCCTCACGGCAGCAAACAGCCCCGCCAGGCCATAGCTACATGTTCACCCTGAGGTGGTCTGTGtga